Proteins found in one Corynebacterium sanguinis genomic segment:
- a CDS encoding peptidoglycan D,D-transpeptidase FtsI family protein has translation MNTPSARRRPEDRGESTRVDNLRPQPSPRAPGPQSVAPQKLITRKRASFIAAAFVIAAVLLVGRLAWVQVVWGPNLQVQAQAQRERIYDDPARRGEIIDRSGNQLAYTMQARSLTVSPVMLRKELREQQELQMRRDGLSSEAIQAQVDARVEDVLRTMANEIPRMIEGAHAKDPADAKDEAQSRVSSKDILDKLLAESDYEVLVRNVDPDVAAEVAKEFHGVAADHQDIRQYPNGAVGENIIGKVSMDGQGQFGLEASSDSVLTGINGRSTEDVSVQGQSIPGTLRDVVPPVDGSQVKLTIDVDLQTFVQRTLEQAKANSLAKDAEAVVLDAHTGEVLAMANTGTIDPNGDVQKQLAEGRSFDNYSISHPYEPGSVAKVITAAAAIEEGLTDPTEVHQVPGSIDMAGVTVNDAWSHGVAPYTTAGIFGKSSNVGTLQIAQRLGEEKYWDYLQRFGIGQTTGIELPNESAGLVPVLEQWSGGTFANLPIGQGMSWTTLQMASVYQTLANGGERIEPRIISEVVGPDGQPAEAQAPKRTRVVSEATAKTTVDMFRSTFQQDPMGVNSGTAQGSGIEGYQLAGKTGTAQKVNPDTGAYSQNQFWITFAGIAPADDPRFVVAVMLDEPQRGPLEGGSGGQSAAPVFREIASWLLNRENIAQSPPAEPYVLEQR, from the coding sequence GTGAATACCCCGAGCGCACGCCGCCGGCCGGAGGATCGCGGTGAGAGCACCCGCGTCGACAACCTCCGCCCGCAGCCGAGCCCTCGCGCGCCCGGTCCCCAGTCTGTGGCGCCGCAGAAGCTGATCACGCGCAAGCGCGCGAGCTTTATCGCGGCCGCATTCGTTATCGCCGCTGTGCTGCTCGTCGGCCGCTTGGCGTGGGTGCAGGTCGTGTGGGGGCCGAACCTGCAGGTGCAGGCCCAGGCACAGCGCGAACGCATCTACGACGACCCGGCCCGCCGCGGCGAGATCATCGACCGCTCGGGCAACCAGCTCGCCTACACCATGCAGGCGCGCTCGCTGACGGTCTCCCCGGTCATGCTGCGCAAGGAGCTGCGCGAGCAGCAGGAGCTGCAGATGCGTCGCGACGGCTTGTCGTCTGAGGCGATCCAGGCCCAAGTCGACGCCCGCGTTGAGGACGTCCTGCGCACCATGGCCAACGAAATCCCCCGGATGATCGAGGGGGCGCACGCTAAGGACCCAGCGGACGCGAAGGACGAGGCGCAGTCCCGCGTGAGCTCGAAGGATATCCTGGACAAGCTGCTCGCGGAGTCCGACTACGAGGTGCTCGTGCGCAACGTCGACCCCGATGTCGCGGCCGAGGTGGCCAAGGAGTTCCACGGCGTCGCGGCGGATCACCAGGACATCCGCCAGTACCCCAACGGGGCGGTCGGGGAGAACATCATCGGCAAGGTCTCTATGGACGGCCAGGGCCAGTTCGGCCTCGAGGCTTCCAGCGACAGTGTGTTGACCGGCATTAACGGTAGGTCCACCGAGGACGTCTCGGTCCAGGGCCAGTCGATCCCGGGCACGCTTCGCGACGTCGTCCCGCCCGTCGACGGCTCCCAGGTCAAGCTGACCATCGACGTTGATCTGCAGACGTTCGTGCAGCGCACCCTCGAGCAGGCGAAGGCGAATTCGCTGGCCAAGGACGCCGAGGCCGTCGTGCTCGACGCGCACACGGGCGAGGTGCTCGCCATGGCGAACACCGGGACGATCGACCCGAATGGCGATGTACAAAAGCAGCTCGCCGAGGGCCGCAGCTTTGACAACTATTCCATCTCGCACCCGTACGAGCCGGGATCCGTGGCCAAGGTGATCACGGCCGCCGCCGCGATCGAGGAGGGGCTGACGGACCCGACCGAGGTGCACCAGGTGCCCGGCTCCATCGACATGGCTGGCGTGACGGTCAACGACGCCTGGTCACACGGCGTGGCCCCCTACACCACGGCGGGGATCTTCGGTAAGTCCTCCAACGTGGGCACGCTGCAGATCGCGCAGCGCCTCGGCGAGGAGAAGTATTGGGACTACCTGCAGCGCTTCGGCATTGGGCAGACAACGGGCATCGAGCTGCCGAACGAATCCGCGGGCCTGGTTCCGGTGCTCGAGCAGTGGTCGGGCGGCACCTTTGCCAACCTGCCGATTGGCCAGGGCATGAGCTGGACCACGCTGCAGATGGCCAGCGTGTACCAAACGCTGGCCAACGGTGGCGAAAGGATCGAGCCGCGCATCATCTCCGAGGTGGTTGGGCCCGACGGCCAGCCGGCGGAGGCGCAAGCACCGAAGCGCACCCGCGTGGTCAGCGAGGCCACGGCGAAGACGACGGTGGACATGTTCCGCTCTACCTTCCAGCAGGACCCGATGGGCGTGAACTCCGGTACCGCCCAGGGCAGCGGCATCGAGGGCTACCAGTTGGCGGGTAAGACCGGCACGGCCCAGAAGGTCAACCCGGATACCGGGGCGTACTCGCAGAACCAGTTCTGGATCACCTTCGCCGGCATCGCGCCCGCCGACGACCCCCGCTTCGTCGTCGCCGTCATGCTGGACGAGCCCCAGCGCGGCCCGCTTGAGGGCGGGTCAGGTGGCCAGTCGGCCGCGCCGGTCTTCCGCGAAATCGCATCCTGGCTGCTCAACCGCGAGAACATCGCGCAGAGCCCGCCAGCCGAGCCGTACGTGCTGGAGCAGCGTTGA
- the mraZ gene encoding division/cell wall cluster transcriptional repressor MraZ has translation MFLGTYTPKLDDKGRLTLPAKFREDLADGLMVTKGQDHSLAVYPREEFAARARKAAAASRTNPKARAFIRNLAASADEQTLDGSGRITLSPAHREYAHLSKECVVIGSVDFLEIWDAESWANYQHETEAAFAAADDDDILSGLL, from the coding sequence ATGTTTCTGGGAACCTACACTCCCAAGCTCGACGACAAGGGACGCCTGACGCTGCCCGCCAAGTTCCGCGAGGACCTGGCGGACGGGTTGATGGTGACCAAGGGGCAAGACCACTCTCTGGCGGTCTACCCCCGCGAGGAGTTCGCAGCACGCGCCCGCAAGGCAGCTGCAGCTTCACGCACGAACCCGAAAGCGCGCGCATTTATCCGCAACCTGGCTGCCAGCGCGGATGAGCAAACGCTCGACGGTTCAGGTCGCATCACGCTGTCGCCGGCGCACCGCGAGTACGCGCACCTTTCCAAGGAGTGCGTAGTCATCGGTTCGGTCGATTTTCTCGAAATCTGGGACGCCGAGTCCTGGGCTAACTACCAGCACGAAACCGAGGCTGCCTTCGCGGCGGCCGATGACGACGACATTCTCTCCGGTCTCCTGTAG
- the rsmH gene encoding 16S rRNA (cytosine(1402)-N(4))-methyltransferase RsmH — MDFRVDPNHGHVPVMRDRMADLLAPAVEEFGAGAVIVDATLGAGGHTEHFLRRFPEASVIGVDRDPAALRDASERLAPFGDRFVGVQARFDDIGNAIRDREGTIFDAARTHGVAGALFDLGVSSMQLDQEERGFAYKVDAPLDMRMDPTTTLTAADVLNTYSHGELARILKTYGDERFAGKIASHILKEREKAPFERSGRLVELLYQAIPAATRRTGGHPAKRTFQALRIEVNGELDALRAVIPVITDLLGPGGRVVFMSYQSLEDKIVKTALTSLATSTTPTGLPMDLPGTAAKFRSITQGAEKASEAEIEQNSRAAPVRVRGIEKLRTDNP; from the coding sequence ATGGACTTTCGAGTGGATCCCAACCACGGCCATGTTCCCGTCATGCGAGACCGCATGGCGGACTTACTCGCCCCGGCTGTCGAGGAGTTCGGTGCGGGCGCGGTCATCGTCGACGCGACACTCGGCGCGGGCGGCCACACAGAGCATTTCCTGCGGCGCTTCCCCGAGGCGTCGGTAATTGGCGTTGACCGCGACCCCGCGGCCCTGCGCGACGCGTCTGAGCGGCTGGCCCCATTCGGCGATCGCTTCGTGGGCGTGCAGGCGCGTTTCGACGACATCGGCAACGCAATCCGCGACCGCGAGGGCACCATTTTCGACGCTGCGCGCACGCACGGGGTGGCGGGCGCCCTGTTCGACCTCGGCGTGTCCTCCATGCAGCTCGACCAGGAGGAGCGCGGTTTTGCGTACAAGGTCGACGCGCCGCTGGACATGCGGATGGACCCAACGACGACGCTCACCGCGGCGGATGTGCTGAATACGTACAGCCACGGCGAGCTCGCGCGCATCTTGAAGACCTACGGTGACGAGCGCTTCGCGGGAAAGATAGCCTCCCACATCTTGAAAGAGCGCGAGAAGGCCCCGTTCGAGCGCAGCGGCCGCCTCGTAGAGCTTCTCTACCAGGCCATTCCGGCCGCCACCCGGCGCACCGGCGGGCACCCGGCGAAGCGCACGTTCCAGGCGCTACGCATCGAGGTCAACGGGGAGCTCGACGCGCTGCGAGCGGTGATCCCGGTGATCACTGACCTGCTCGGTCCGGGCGGGCGCGTGGTGTTCATGAGCTACCAGTCGCTCGAGGACAAGATCGTCAAAACCGCCCTGACCTCCCTGGCCACCTCCACAACGCCAACCGGTCTGCCGATGGACCTGCCCGGCACCGCCGCGAAATTCCGCTCGATTACCCAAGGCGCGGAAAAAGCATCCGAGGCAGAGATCGAACAGAACTCCCGGGCCGCGCCGGTGCGTGTCCGGGGCATCGAAAAGCTTCGCACTGACAACCCGTAG
- a CDS encoding alpha-(1->6)-mannopyranosyltransferase A, whose product MPRSVWLGLAAGIVIALGSYGAGATRNRGGVMRELGLGHLMYGHGRSIMDALLTAGIIALVVAWVWFGRDLTRQRAGFAETRRATWLWTAGLALAAPILSRDVYSYLMQGAMLRDGFDPYTEGAAVNPGPYLYEVSHDWRNTTTPYGPLHLWIGERITTLVGDNVTLGIVAYKLLTLAGFAAIVWAVPRIAAELGGNPALALWLGVANPVMLLHMVGGMHNEAIMVGLVSVGLLACLRNRFVLGTVVISLAVSLKATAAIALPFVVWMAYNRRRSDTATLARNAVDFVLVGAVSVVLTMAVLWAVTVLSGSSFGWVAEISGNSKVVNPLAGPTLVADAFTPLAQLFDEHFRYNAALALARRIGAVLMLVGLALTWFIFRRNDREAVAGIACAYAVAFVANAVTFPWYYASLLSLLGTVSTPLWVRRATVFFSVVVALAFTGSGNHRFYDGWFIVVSFAAAWIAAEVVYPRAPTTPAEARTPSPALA is encoded by the coding sequence GTGCCTAGATCGGTATGGCTCGGCCTCGCCGCGGGGATTGTTATCGCCCTCGGCAGCTACGGCGCTGGCGCCACCCGCAACCGCGGCGGCGTAATGCGCGAGCTCGGCTTGGGCCACCTCATGTACGGCCACGGCCGCTCCATCATGGACGCGCTGCTCACCGCCGGCATTATTGCCCTAGTGGTGGCGTGGGTCTGGTTTGGGCGCGACCTCACCCGCCAGCGCGCGGGTTTTGCGGAGACTCGGCGCGCGACCTGGCTATGGACCGCCGGGCTCGCCCTCGCCGCGCCGATCCTGTCGCGCGACGTCTACTCCTACCTCATGCAGGGCGCAATGCTTCGCGACGGCTTCGACCCCTACACCGAAGGCGCCGCGGTCAATCCGGGCCCCTACCTCTACGAAGTCAGCCACGACTGGCGCAACACGACCACCCCCTACGGGCCGCTGCACCTGTGGATTGGCGAGCGGATTACCACCCTCGTCGGCGACAACGTCACCTTGGGGATCGTGGCGTACAAGCTGCTTACCCTCGCCGGGTTCGCGGCGATCGTCTGGGCCGTGCCCCGCATCGCCGCAGAACTCGGCGGCAACCCCGCCCTCGCGCTCTGGCTCGGCGTGGCCAACCCGGTGATGCTGCTGCACATGGTCGGCGGGATGCACAACGAAGCGATTATGGTCGGGCTCGTCAGCGTGGGCCTGCTCGCCTGCCTGCGCAACCGTTTCGTGCTCGGCACCGTGGTGATTAGCCTCGCGGTGTCGCTCAAAGCCACCGCCGCGATCGCCCTGCCGTTCGTGGTGTGGATGGCCTACAACCGCCGCCGCAGTGACACCGCCACCCTCGCGCGCAACGCCGTCGATTTCGTGCTGGTCGGCGCGGTGTCGGTCGTGCTGACCATGGCCGTGCTGTGGGCCGTTACTGTGCTCTCCGGCTCCTCCTTCGGCTGGGTCGCCGAGATCTCCGGGAACTCAAAGGTGGTCAACCCGCTCGCCGGCCCCACCTTGGTCGCCGACGCGTTCACTCCCCTCGCCCAGCTTTTCGACGAGCACTTCCGCTACAACGCGGCACTCGCACTCGCGCGCCGGATCGGCGCGGTGCTGATGCTCGTCGGCCTGGCTCTGACGTGGTTTATCTTCCGCCGCAACGACCGCGAGGCGGTGGCGGGCATCGCGTGTGCCTACGCAGTGGCGTTTGTCGCCAACGCGGTGACCTTCCCGTGGTACTACGCCTCGCTGCTCTCCCTGCTGGGCACGGTGAGTACGCCGCTGTGGGTGCGGCGCGCCACGGTCTTCTTCTCCGTCGTGGTCGCTCTCGCCTTCACCGGCAGCGGCAACCACCGCTTTTACGACGGCTGGTTCATCGTCGTGTCCTTCGCCGCCGCCTGGATCGCCGCCGAGGTGGTCTACCCGCGGGCGCCGACAACGCCGGCTGAGGCTAGAACGCCATCGCCTGCGCTCGCCTGA
- a CDS encoding lysophospholipid acyltransferase family protein, producing the protein MVSVWYMIFRIFIGIPLLFWNRPKIEGSNNIPRKGSAILASNHQAVMDSFYLPLMVWRELTFPAKKEYFTSPGLSGAIQRFFFSSVGQIPVDRTSAGAAEDLQRAAKGVFDEGRLLGFYPEGTRSPDGRLYKAKTGMARIAMTNNVDVIPVAMFGTRDANPIGTVIPRPKKVSMKIGTPINPHEWARENGFDPQSREVMRPFSDYVMAQIQQLSGFEYVDMYAADVKKSLEEGNGYPEGAEPKAR; encoded by the coding sequence ATGGTCAGCGTCTGGTACATGATTTTCAGGATCTTCATCGGGATCCCGCTGTTGTTCTGGAACCGCCCGAAGATTGAGGGCTCCAACAACATCCCGCGTAAGGGATCAGCGATCCTGGCATCAAACCACCAGGCAGTGATGGATTCCTTCTATCTGCCGCTGATGGTGTGGCGCGAGCTGACCTTCCCCGCGAAGAAGGAGTACTTCACCTCTCCCGGGCTTTCCGGCGCGATCCAGCGCTTCTTTTTCAGCTCGGTGGGTCAGATCCCGGTGGACCGCACGTCCGCGGGTGCCGCAGAGGACCTGCAGCGCGCCGCAAAGGGAGTCTTCGACGAGGGCAGGCTGCTCGGTTTCTACCCGGAGGGCACCCGCTCCCCGGACGGGCGCCTGTACAAGGCGAAGACGGGCATGGCGCGCATCGCCATGACCAACAACGTCGACGTGATCCCCGTGGCGATGTTCGGCACGCGCGACGCCAACCCGATCGGCACCGTGATCCCGCGGCCGAAAAAGGTGAGCATGAAGATTGGCACCCCGATCAACCCGCACGAGTGGGCGCGCGAGAACGGGTTCGACCCGCAGTCGCGCGAGGTGATGCGCCCCTTCTCGGATTACGTGATGGCGCAGATCCAGCAGCTGTCCGGATTTGAGTACGTGGACATGTACGCCGCCGACGTGAAGAAGTCGCTCGAAGAGGGCAACGGCTACCCCGAGGGCGCCGAGCCCAAAGCCAGGTAA
- a CDS encoding polyprenyl synthetase family protein, with the protein MSVPSELAIDKVSPADFPSAVKDALEEFLDERYAEVEKIGPPVTRSVQHLRDFILGGGKRIRPLYAWTGFFGARAAGGVGSEDPEAVLRAVSSLELIQACALIHDDIIDASDTRRGNPTVHRAVEARHSKDDLFGDSADYGRNEAILIGDFALIWAEDMWRYSGLSEAALTRAAEPWRGMRTEVIGGQLLDIALEAAVNESVEMANNVNRYKTAAYTIERPLHLGAAIAGAPADTIEAFRGYGRDIGIAFQLRDDLLGVFGDEAVTGKPAGDDLREGKRTVLLAAALNRLDATDPVSAARLRDRVGRTSDRDELAELAAIVESSGAIADVEKQIADLTESGLAHLSRAGIDGEVANTLRDLAIRATERRA; encoded by the coding sequence GTGAGTGTGCCGAGCGAATTGGCCATCGACAAAGTAAGCCCGGCCGATTTCCCCTCCGCTGTAAAGGACGCTCTCGAGGAATTCCTCGACGAGCGCTACGCCGAGGTGGAGAAGATCGGCCCCCCGGTCACCCGCTCCGTTCAGCACCTGCGCGACTTCATCCTCGGCGGCGGCAAGCGGATCCGCCCCCTGTACGCCTGGACCGGCTTCTTCGGCGCGCGCGCCGCAGGCGGGGTTGGCTCCGAGGACCCGGAGGCTGTCCTGCGCGCCGTGAGCTCGCTCGAACTGATCCAGGCGTGCGCGCTGATTCACGACGACATCATCGACGCCTCCGATACCCGGCGCGGCAACCCCACAGTGCACCGCGCCGTGGAGGCCCGCCACAGTAAAGACGACCTGTTCGGCGACTCGGCGGACTACGGGCGCAACGAGGCCATCCTCATCGGCGACTTCGCACTGATCTGGGCGGAAGACATGTGGCGTTACTCGGGCCTCAGCGAGGCCGCGCTGACCCGCGCCGCCGAGCCGTGGCGCGGCATGCGCACCGAAGTCATCGGCGGCCAGCTGCTCGACATCGCGCTCGAGGCCGCCGTCAACGAGTCTGTCGAGATGGCCAACAACGTCAACCGCTACAAAACGGCCGCCTACACCATCGAGCGCCCGCTGCACCTCGGTGCCGCGATCGCCGGCGCGCCAGCGGACACGATAGAGGCGTTCCGCGGCTACGGCCGCGACATCGGGATCGCCTTCCAGCTTCGCGACGACCTACTCGGCGTCTTCGGCGACGAAGCCGTCACCGGCAAGCCGGCTGGCGACGACCTGCGCGAGGGCAAGCGGACGGTCCTGCTCGCCGCGGCGCTGAATCGTCTCGACGCCACCGACCCCGTCTCCGCCGCCCGCCTGCGCGATCGCGTGGGCCGCACGAGCGATCGCGACGAGCTCGCGGAGCTCGCGGCGATTGTGGAGTCCAGCGGAGCGATCGCGGACGTCGAAAAGCAAATTGCGGACTTAACTGAGTCCGGGCTTGCCCACTTGAGCAGGGCGGGTATTGATGGCGAGGTTGCGAACACGCTGCGTGATCTGGCGATTCGGGCGACGGAGCGCCGTGCCTAG
- a CDS encoding SAV_6107 family HEPN domain-containing protein — protein sequence MSSIVSATTKAAYGSAAHGTRRERFFRSAYVLLAQAQADYAAGALDVAMENAYRAALRVAGAVNAGSPVIRKRKRLPASAWDKLRLTSERGKEWAETFTAFSVQRSRVITGIEPHPDPRVVQRLIALVEEFLEESIPGATKAPLVA from the coding sequence ATGTCAAGCATCGTCTCCGCCACCACCAAGGCCGCCTATGGATCTGCCGCGCACGGAACCAGGCGTGAGCGATTCTTCCGCTCTGCCTATGTGCTTCTCGCCCAGGCGCAGGCAGACTACGCAGCTGGCGCCCTCGATGTGGCGATGGAAAACGCGTACCGTGCCGCCTTGAGGGTGGCGGGGGCAGTCAACGCCGGCTCGCCAGTCATACGCAAGCGCAAAAGGCTACCGGCAAGCGCCTGGGACAAACTCCGGCTGACGTCGGAGCGCGGCAAGGAGTGGGCCGAGACGTTCACCGCGTTCTCCGTCCAGCGCAGTCGGGTCATCACCGGTATCGAGCCACACCCCGACCCTCGCGTGGTTCAGCGCCTCATTGCGCTGGTGGAGGAGTTTCTAGAGGAGTCCATCCCCGGCGCCACAAAGGCGCCGCTGGTGGCGTAA
- a CDS encoding Rv2175c family DNA-binding protein, whose translation MHSSMADKRLQQPTHSRRAGKVSHVNTPNIDLDGLLANETLLPLPDVAEYLGVPVTKVHDLVGAHKLLVYRKDGVKYVPERLLGEDGELSKFVGGAIMVLHDGGYSADEILHYLFTDDESLPGRPVDALHGHGAREVIRRAQAMAF comes from the coding sequence ATGCATTCCAGTATGGCCGACAAGCGCCTCCAACAGCCAACCCACAGCCGTCGCGCGGGTAAGGTATCTCACGTGAATACGCCGAATATTGACCTCGACGGATTGCTCGCCAACGAGACGCTGCTACCCCTGCCAGATGTTGCCGAGTACCTTGGCGTCCCCGTGACCAAAGTGCACGACCTTGTTGGCGCGCACAAGCTGCTCGTCTACCGCAAAGACGGGGTGAAGTACGTCCCCGAGCGCCTCTTAGGCGAGGACGGGGAGCTATCCAAGTTCGTCGGCGGCGCCATCATGGTGCTTCACGACGGCGGCTACAGCGCCGACGAGATCCTCCACTACCTGTTCACCGACGACGAGTCGCTGCCCGGCCGGCCCGTCGACGCCCTGCACGGCCACGGCGCACGTGAGGTGATCAGGCGAGCGCAGGCGATGGCGTTCTAG
- a CDS encoding DUF3040 domain-containing protein → MSLSEQEQRTLREIEQSLLAEDPKFGNRVPQGSGFAGQPGGGRLTMRSAALMVTGLVLLIGGVALATVSVWLVAISVVGFAIMLAGGVMALTSPSGGSSVPVRAVAAQRPARTSKMEENFKRRFEGQ, encoded by the coding sequence GTGTCCCTTTCTGAGCAGGAACAGCGCACCCTTCGCGAGATCGAGCAATCGCTTCTCGCCGAGGACCCTAAGTTCGGCAACAGGGTGCCCCAGGGTTCCGGTTTCGCCGGCCAGCCGGGCGGCGGCCGACTCACCATGCGCAGCGCTGCGCTGATGGTAACTGGCCTGGTCCTGCTCATCGGTGGCGTTGCCCTCGCCACCGTCAGCGTGTGGTTAGTCGCTATCAGCGTCGTTGGGTTTGCCATCATGCTCGCCGGCGGTGTCATGGCCCTGACCTCCCCGTCGGGCGGGTCTTCGGTGCCGGTTCGCGCCGTCGCCGCACAGCGCCCCGCGCGCACCTCAAAGATGGAAGAGAACTTCAAGCGCCGTTTTGAAGGCCAGTAA
- a CDS encoding class II 3-deoxy-7-phosphoheptulonate synthase → MSWTIDIPKEALPDLPPLPGDLNETFLDVISRDAKQQPSWDADEASNVRKLLESVPPVVLAPEIETLKTQLADVALGKAFLLQGGDCAETFESNTEPHIRANVRTLLQMAAVLTYGASVPVVKLGRIAGQYAKPRSSDLDENGLPNYRGDIVNGVEPTPEARRHDPARMVRAYANASAAMNLVRALTSSGTADLNHIHDWNRQFVAASPAGARYEALAREITRSLDFMRACGVNDELLRTSEIYASHEALLVDYERAMLRLAEDSSGETKLYDLSAHQLWIGERTRGMEDFHVNFAAMINNPIGIKLGPKVTPEEAVAYAEKLDPNREPGRLTMVIRMGHENVRNVLPGIVKAVEASGHKVVWQSDPMHGNTFTASNGYKTRHFDKIIDEAQGFFEVHRELGTHPGGIHIELTGENVTECLGGAQDITDLDLPGRYESACDPRLNTEQALELAFLVAEMLRY, encoded by the coding sequence GTGAGTTGGACAATTGACATCCCCAAAGAGGCGCTACCCGATCTTCCCCCCTTGCCGGGAGACTTGAACGAGACGTTTTTGGACGTCATCTCCCGCGATGCCAAGCAGCAGCCGTCGTGGGATGCGGATGAGGCCAGCAACGTGCGCAAGCTCCTCGAGTCGGTCCCGCCCGTGGTGCTCGCGCCCGAGATCGAGACGCTGAAGACTCAGCTTGCCGACGTCGCACTGGGCAAGGCGTTCCTCCTGCAGGGCGGTGACTGCGCCGAGACATTTGAGTCCAACACCGAGCCGCACATCCGCGCTAACGTGCGCACCCTGCTGCAGATGGCGGCGGTGCTGACGTACGGCGCGTCGGTGCCTGTCGTCAAGCTTGGCCGCATCGCTGGCCAGTACGCGAAGCCGCGCTCTTCCGACCTGGACGAAAACGGCCTGCCGAACTACCGCGGCGACATTGTCAACGGCGTGGAGCCCACGCCGGAGGCCCGCCGCCACGACCCGGCCCGCATGGTCCGCGCTTACGCAAACGCCTCCGCCGCGATGAACCTGGTACGCGCGCTGACCTCGTCCGGCACCGCGGATCTCAACCACATCCACGATTGGAACCGCCAGTTCGTGGCGGCGTCGCCGGCAGGCGCGCGCTACGAGGCGCTGGCGCGTGAGATCACCCGCTCGCTCGATTTCATGCGTGCCTGCGGCGTTAACGACGAGCTCCTGCGCACCAGCGAGATCTACGCCTCGCACGAGGCGCTGCTGGTGGACTACGAGCGCGCCATGCTGCGCCTGGCCGAGGACAGCTCGGGTGAGACCAAGCTCTACGATTTGTCCGCGCACCAGCTCTGGATCGGTGAGCGCACCCGCGGCATGGAGGACTTCCACGTCAACTTCGCCGCGATGATCAACAACCCGATCGGGATCAAGCTCGGCCCGAAGGTTACGCCTGAGGAGGCCGTGGCCTACGCCGAGAAGCTGGACCCGAACCGCGAGCCCGGCCGCCTCACCATGGTCATCCGCATGGGCCATGAGAACGTCCGCAACGTGCTGCCCGGGATTGTCAAGGCCGTCGAGGCCTCCGGCCACAAGGTGGTCTGGCAGTCCGACCCGATGCACGGCAACACGTTCACCGCCTCCAATGGGTACAAGACGCGCCACTTCGACAAGATCATCGACGAGGCGCAGGGCTTCTTCGAGGTGCACCGCGAGCTGGGCACCCACCCGGGCGGCATCCACATCGAGCTGACCGGCGAGAACGTCACCGAGTGCCTCGGCGGCGCGCAGGACATTACCGACCTGGACCTGCCGGGTCGCTACGAGTCCGCTTGCGACCCGCGCCTGAACACCGAGCAGGCCCTCGAGCTGGCCTTCCTCGTCGCGGAGATGCTGCGCTACTAA
- a CDS encoding GNAT family N-acetyltransferase, producing MTVTYRRLSGPEFAILAPDLVDIYITAMGYDPAIRSGRIAVWQREIIWPGFTAVAAIERTASNTSGGTVDERVVGIAYGFIGNRERWWDQQLMRGLRESGGLSAQHSAMLRDYFEVAEIHVHPSRQGAGIGRALLSQLLWNAPARWALLSTPEVPNESNHAFGLYRSMGFHDILRDFYYAGDDRPFAILGRTLPLPAGG from the coding sequence GTGACTGTGACATATCGTCGCCTCAGCGGCCCCGAGTTCGCGATCCTCGCCCCCGACCTCGTTGACATTTACATCACGGCGATGGGCTACGACCCCGCGATTCGCTCTGGGCGCATCGCGGTCTGGCAACGCGAGATCATCTGGCCCGGCTTCACTGCGGTCGCCGCCATCGAACGCACCGCGTCCAACACCTCCGGCGGCACGGTCGACGAACGGGTCGTCGGCATCGCCTATGGGTTTATCGGGAACCGCGAACGGTGGTGGGACCAACAACTCATGCGGGGCCTGCGCGAAAGCGGCGGGCTGAGCGCGCAGCACTCCGCGATGCTGCGCGACTACTTCGAGGTCGCCGAGATCCACGTCCACCCCTCCCGCCAAGGCGCGGGAATCGGGCGGGCCCTGTTGTCCCAGTTGTTGTGGAACGCCCCGGCGCGCTGGGCGTTGTTGTCCACACCCGAGGTGCCGAACGAATCCAATCACGCGTTCGGCCTATATCGTTCGATGGGCTTTCACGACATCCTGCGCGACTTTTACTACGCGGGCGACGATCGCCCCTTCGCAATTCTTGGCCGCACCCTTCCCCTGCCCGCCGGCGGGTAG
- a CDS encoding polyadenylate-specific 3'-exoribonuclease AS: MRYFYDTEFIEDGVTIELVSIGIVAEDGREYYAVSTEFRADRANRWVRDNVLDKLPSPGGEEWKTKAQIRREVAAFLTASDTQPELWAWVGAYDHVVLAQLWGDMSGLPRTLPRFTRELKQYWEMAGRPKLPSLPKGNHNALVDARHNVAKFNACREVLPLEDSGAISTLREHRSTR, translated from the coding sequence GTGCGCTACTTCTACGACACCGAGTTCATCGAAGACGGCGTGACCATCGAGCTGGTCTCCATCGGAATCGTCGCCGAGGACGGGCGCGAGTACTACGCCGTGTCCACGGAATTTCGCGCCGATCGGGCCAACCGCTGGGTGCGCGACAACGTGTTGGACAAGCTGCCGAGCCCGGGAGGCGAGGAGTGGAAGACGAAGGCGCAGATCCGCCGCGAGGTCGCCGCGTTTCTCACCGCCTCCGACACCCAGCCCGAGCTGTGGGCGTGGGTCGGCGCCTACGACCATGTGGTGCTGGCGCAGCTGTGGGGCGATATGAGCGGGTTGCCGCGCACGCTGCCGCGCTTTACCCGCGAGCTGAAGCAGTATTGGGAGATGGCCGGGCGGCCGAAGCTGCCGAGCCTGCCGAAGGGCAATCACAATGCGCTTGTCGACGCCCGCCACAACGTGGCTAAGTTCAACGCCTGCAGGGAGGTTTTACCCCTCGAGGACAGCGGAGCCATTTCCACGCTGCGGGAGCACCGTTCCACCAGGTGA